The sequence AATGAACTGAAAACCAGTGGGTTTGAAGTGGATTATGTGGAACTGATCAGTATACTGGAAGACGGGTCCGTGATATTTCCGGAAACGGCGGCAACGACCCCTTTGTATGCAGTAGTGGCTGCGAAGGAAGTGAGTAGCGGGGTAAGGTTGATAGATAATATCATGTTATAAATGGAAGGGGGATGTATCATAAGCAACTGGAAGGGCCATGAGAATTGTATGTACGAAAAATCACTCCACCAGGTACCCAAATAAAAAGGGGCTGTCCCGAAGTTTTGAGTTCTTATGTTTGAAAAAGGAAACATGGCTTCGATACGCCCCCCTTTCATCAGTTCCCTACATGAGACTGATCACCTTTTGTCACATTCATTTATTTTACCTTAACTTTGCAGCCGCACGCAGAATTACGTTATGCAGATTGAAGTATTAAAGTGTAAAATACACCGCGCAGTTATCACGGAAGCCAACTTACAATACGTAGGTAGCATCACCATCGATGAAGATCTGATGGATGCGGCCGGCCTGATCGAATATGAAAAGGTTCAGGTAGTCAACGTGAATAATGGCGAACGCCTGGAAACCTACGTTATCAAAGGAAAACGTGGTTCAGGGCTGATATGTATGAATGGCCCGGCAGCTCGTCTCTGTGCTGTAGGTGATGTAGTTATCATCATCTCTTATTGTACAATGGACTTCGAAGAAGCCAAAAAACATACACCGATCGCTGTTTTTCCAAAAGAAAATAATAAATTGTAAGTGTAACCCCTAAATCTGACTTTCTATGCCTAAATCGCTCAGAACTATTATCAATTTTGCAATATTTTTAGCGATAGGTTTAGGTTTGATCTGGTTGGTTACGCACAATCTAACTGCACAGGAAAAGGAAGATATCATCCGTAGCTTCCGAAAAGCCAATTACTGGCTTATAATACCCGTTATTTTTGTTGGTATAGCAAGTCACTGGTTCCGCGCCGTACGCTGGAAATTACTCATGGAACCGCTGGGTTATCATCCCAGTACCCTGAATACTTTCTTTGCCGTCATGGTCGGCTACCTGACTAACCTTGCCATTCCCCGCCTGGGAGAAGTAACCCGTTGTGGCATCGTGGCCAAATACGAAAACATCCCTGCAGAGAAACTGGTAGGTACCATGATCGCAGAAAGAGCGGTCGATATGCTGGTGCTCATGCTACTCATGCTCGTAACGGTGTTATTACAGCTGGATACAGTCGGGGTTTTCTTCACCCAACACATATGGGTACCTTTACAGACCAAACTGGGTAATGCCGGTGGTAGCCGCACCTGGATACTGGCAGGCATTGTCATCGTACTGGTTGTACTGGGTATTATCGCCTTCCGGATCATCGCCCGTTCCAAAGTGGGCGATAAGGTCAAAAAGATCTTCAGAGGCGTATGGGAAGGTGTTCTTTCCATTGGCCAAATGCAGAAAAAAGGCTGGTTCATATTTCACTCCCTCTTTATATGGGTATTGTACTTTATCATGATGTACCTGGGCTTCCTATGTATGGACGAAACCAGGGCACTGGGTGTAGGCGCCGCCCTTTCTGTGCTGTGCTTTGGTAGTATCGGTATGATCGCCACCCAGGGCGGTATTGGTGCTTACCAGATCTTAGTACAGCAAACCCTCCTCTTATATGGCATCCATGCCACTACCGGCTATGCTTTTGGCTGGATCGTATGGCTGGCACAGACCCTGATGGTAATTGTAATCGGCTTCGCCAGCATGATTGCCCTCCCGATCTATAACAAAGGAAACCGCACACCTGTAGCTGAGTAATCATCCATAATTCCTTATCTTTAAGTATTATATCATAAATTTAACATTGGATTTTCCCCAAAATCTGGTATTGTTGTGATTATGGTTATATCATCATATAACCCACACCGTTAATTTGTAATTTGCCCTTTAAGATGCGATTGTCCAAAAGTGAGCCTTTAGATACTTTTACTCAAGATCAGGAGATGGAAAAAAAGACGAACAGCAAGAAAAATGCGCCAGAAAAAAAGAAAATGATCCCCCGGGACGTTAGCTGGCTCGCCTTTAATGCCAGAGTATTACAGGAAGCAGCTGACACCAGTGTTCCATTACATGAACGTATCCGTTTCCTCGGTATTCATTCCAATAACCAGGATGAATTCTTCCGCGTACGCGTAGCCACCCTTCGAAGAATGCTCTCTGTAGGCAAATCTGCCCGTATGCACCTGGAAGAAAACCCGGAGCAGATCCTCAACGATATCCACGATCTTGTTATAGATCAGACCCGTGAATTCGACCGCATCTGGGACGAAATTGAAGATCAGCTGAAAGAACAGAAGATCTATATCCGTACAGAAAAACACCTGAGCAAGGAGCAACAGAAATTCGTGCTCACCTACTTTAATGAGCAAGTGCGTACCAACATCATCCCACTGATGATAGAAAGTATCCCACATTTCCCATTACTGCGCGATAAATCTATTTATCTGGCCATCGTACTGGCGAGACAGGATAACTCTGTCAGACAAAAATTTGCCCTGATAGAAATTCCTACCATTGTCCTCCCCCGCTTTATCATTCTGCCATCAAAAGAAGGCGAAAAAGACATTATCCTCCTTGAGGACGTGATCCGTTTCTGCCTGCCTCATATTTTTACTTATTTCGGCTACGACAAGTTCAACGCCCACATCATCAAGGTGACCCGCGATGCGGAGCTGGATATTGATAATGATATCTCTACCAGCCTCATTCACCAGATCGAAAAAGGCCTGAAAGACCGTCGTAAAGGGAAACCGGTCCGTTTTGTCTATGACAAGGATATCGATCCCCTGTTGCTCGAATACCTCATGCGCCGTATGGGCCTCTCCCCCGGCGATAACCTGATTCCGGGTGCACGTATCCATAACTTCAAAGACTTTATGGATTTCCCGAACGCCGTATTCGCTGAGAAAACCAGCTCATCACGCAAAAGCTTTTTGCATCCATTATTTGCCGAAGCAACGAGCGTGATGCACGTAATTCAGGGTCAGGATGTGATGCTCCACACCCCTTACCACTCTTTCGATACCATCATTGATCTGCTGCGCGAAGCGGCTATCGATCCGAACGTGGTGAGTATTAAGATCACTGCTTACCGGCTGGCTCGCAATTCCAGGATCGTAAATGCGCTGATCAATGCCGTTCGTAATGGTAAACAGGTGACGGTATCCCTCGAGCTCCGTGCCCGTTTTAACGAAGCTGATAACCTGGAATGGAAAACCAGACTGGAAGATGAAGGGGTGAAAGTATTGATCGGTATTCCGGGTCTGAAAGTACATGCCAAGATGTGCGTGATCAAAAAGAAGATCGGTACCAAAACCATTCAGTGTGGTTTTGTCGCCACCGGTAACCTGAATGAAAAAACCGCCCGCGTATATGGCGACCACTGGCTGCTCACTGCTAACAGGGCCATCATTGCCGATATCAACCGTGTGTTCGCTTATCTTGAAAGTCCCAAGCACGATCCAAAGATCCTCGCAGGCTGTAAAACACTGGCCATAAGCCCGATCAGCATGCGTCCTTTCTTTGTGAAAATGATTGAGCGAGAAATCAAACTCGCGAAAAACAAAAATGGTGGTGAGATGATCCTCAAGATGAACTCACTCTCCGATCCGCAAATGATCAACCTCCTGTACGAAGCCGCACGCGTAGGTGTAGATGTAAAGATGATCATCAGAGGTATCTGTTGCGCCTATACGGAAAATAAGAAATGGAAAAAAGATATCACGGCTATCAGTATCGTGGATGAATACCTGGAACATGCCAGGGCGTTCGTTTTCAGAAGTGGCGTATATATCTCCTCCTGCGATTGGATGGTACGTAACCTTGACCACCGCGTGGAAGTAGCCGTACCTATCTTTGACCTATCTATCCAACAGGAGATCAAAGACATACTGGCGATACAACTCAGTGGCAATGTAAAAGCGAGAATACTCGACAATAAACAGGAAAACGAGTACAAGAGAGACAGTGGTAAGAAAGTGAGGTCGCAGATTGAAATCTTTAAGTACCTGCATGAAAAGCAATACAAATAATAATAGATTTTTTATAAAGAGAAACCCGCTCCGGCATTCAGGCAAGAGCGGGTTTTTCGCGAAAAGGGATTTGTGGCCTGCGGCCGGTAGGCAGTAAAAAAATAATAAAACAATTATCTTTGCCCATTATGAAGCTTGCTGCTATTGACATAGGCTCCAATGCCGCCAGGTTACTTATTTCAGAAGCATCGCCCAACAGTCAGGGACGTATGGATTTTACGAAAGTAAACCTGGTGCGTGTGCCATTAAGACTGGGTATCGACGTTTTCAGCACCGGCATCATTTCTCCAAAAAGGGCCGAACACCTGATCAGCACGATCAAAGCATACAAACTCTTACTCGAAGTATACGAAGTTAAATACCTGAAAGCCTGTGCTACCAGCGCGATGCGTGATGCGGGTAACTCCGCCGCCATCCTGGACGATGTGAAGCGCGAAACAGGTATTGACATCAAAATTATATCGGGACAGGAAGAAGCATCGTTCCTCTACGAAAGCCACATTGCCGAGAACCTCGACAAGTCACGCGCCTATATGTATATAGATGTGGGCGGCGGTAGCACAGAGGTAACGATCTTCAGCAGGAACACCCTCGTACACAAAACCTCTTTTAATATCGGTACCATCCGCCTGCTGCAGCAACAGGTCACTGATGCGCAGTGGCAAATTATGAAAGAGACTATCAAGCAGCAGATCAAAAGCATTGGTCCTGTGACAGCCATTGGCTCCGGTGGTAACATCAACAAGATCTTTTCCCTTTCCAAACGCAAGGAAGGGAAGCCACTCACCCTCGATGTGCTGAAAGATTACTACAAAGAGTTCAGCAGTTTCTCTGTCGAAGAAAGAATTCACCTCTATAATTTAAGGGAAGACAGGGCAGATGTGATCGTGCCTGCCCTGCAGATCTACGTTAACATCATGCGTTGGGCGAATGCAGAAGAGATTTTCGTACCTAAGATAGGGCTTGCAGACGGCCTGATCCAATCATTGTACGGGGAAATCAACTCAATTTGATTTTTTTCCCTACCTTAACACCCTTTTTTAACAATAAGATAAGAAATGTCTACGCATAAAGAAGTTAAGCGGATCACAACGCATATCCTTCAGCGGATGAAGGATGAAGGGGAAAAGATTTCAATGATCACAGCCTACGATTTTTCCATGGCCCGCATCTTTGACGATTCGGGGATGGATGTATTGCTGGTGGGCGATTCCGCTGCAAACGTAATGGCTGGTTATGAGACCACCCTCCCTATTACACTGGACCATATGATTTATCATGCGGCGTCGGTAGTAAGGGCGATTAAACGGGCTTTTGTAGTGGTAGATCTGCCATTTGGTACTTACCAGGGTAATTCTAAGGAAGCCCTGATGTCTACCGTGCGCATTATGAAGGAAACCAGCGCGCATGGTGTAAAGATCGAAGGTGGTGAAGAAATATTAGAATCGGTAAAACGTATTATATCAGCAGGTGTGCCTGTGATGGGGCACCTGGGACTGACACCTCAGTCTATTAATAAGTTCGGTACTTATTCTGTACGTGCTACAGAAGAAGTGGAAGCTGAAAAACTGCTGCGCGACGCCAAACTGCTGGAAGAAGCGGGTTGTTTTGCCATTGTGCTGGAAAAGATCCCGGCCCTGCTGGCAAAGAAAGTGGCAGAAAGCGTTCGCATTCCTATCATTGGTATTGGCGCCGGTAAATATGTAGACGGCCAGGTACTGGTGATGCACGATATGCTGGGCATCAACAAAGACTTTAAACCGAGATTCCTGCGCAGGTACCTGAACCTGTATGAGGAGATCCTGAAAGCATCGAAGCAATATATCAGTGATGTGAAAGCGAAGGACTTCCCCAATGATAATGAACAATATTAAGATAAACGAACGCTTCTGCTCCCGGCAGGAGCGTTTTGCTAAAATAACCTACCTTTACCCCACTTCCACAAACTAAATCTTTGTTATGTTAGACTATGTACTGAACGGCCTGATGCAACGGTATCAGGAGCGTGTTCCTGACGTCGCTGCTATTATTGCGGCCATGATCAATGAAGATGTTATTCAGATCGCAGATGATATTGAAAATGACCATATTGCTTTCAGAACGATAGGCGTGCCACAATTAGGCATTCAATCGCTGGAAAAGATCTTCCTGCATTATGGTTACACGAAGAAAGAACCTTATCATTTCAGGGAAAAAAAACTGGATGCTTATTGGTATGCGCCGCCGGCGCCGAAGTATCCGCGCATCTTTATCAGTGAGCTCCGGGTGCAGGATCTGAGTGCGGAGGCACAACGGATCATCACCAGTTATACGGATGAAGTGAAGGTAGATCCGGTATCAAAATTAGACCTGGATAATGGGCCGGATGTAGATGTGTTTTTGCATAGTGCGCTTTGGAGAACCCCTACCCTGGCGGATTACCAAACGCTGGCAGCAGAGAGCGAATATGCGGCATGGGTGATTTATAACAGGTATTATCTGAATCATTTCACAGTCAGTTTGCAGAACCTGCCTGTAGGATATAATACAGTGGCGGATTTCAATAATTTCCTGGAGAAGAATGGGTTTAAATTGAATGACGCAGGTGGGAAGATAAAAGAAAGCCCGGATCATTTGTTATTGCAGAGCAGTACGGTGGCGAAGATGATTGCTGCTACATTTGGAGATCATAAAACGCAGGAGATATCGGGTTCTTATGTGGAGTTTGCGGAAAGAAGGGTGTTGCCGGAATTTGCGCACCTGGATCCTAAGGATATTAAGCGGGAGCATAGAAGAGAAGGGTTTGAGGCGGGGAATGCAGACAGGATCTTTGAAAGTACTTATAGCTCCCAAACGCAACGATAAGGGAATATTACAGCCCGTTAAAAATATTTATAACCAGGCTTTCGAAAGTTTGCATAGCTCGTTAAAAACATTTATAAATAACCACAGACGACGAGATGTCGAAAGTTCACATAGCTCGTTAGGAACATTTATAAATAACCTCAGGCGAGATGTTGAAAGTTCGTACAGCTCGTTAAGAACATTTATAACCACAGACGACGAGATGTCGAAAGTCCATACAGCTGGTTAAAGACCTATTTTAAGCAAGTGCGCACAGCTTGTTAAAAACATATATTTGCACCATGATACAAGATATTCTGAACCAATTCCATATCACGCCCCAAAACAGCGGTGTCAGTACAGGTACCCAGTGGTTGAAAGCCGATGGCGCTATAATCGACGCCAATTCTCCGGTAGATGGTAAACACATTGCACAAGTGACTGCTGCCAGTCGTGCGAATTATGATAAAGTAGTAGAGACAGCTGCGGCTGCTTTCAAAGAATGGCGGTTGTGGCCAGCGCCTCGCCGTGGTGAAGTAGTAAGACAGGTGGGTGAAGCACTGCGTAAAAATAAAGAAGCACTGGGCAAACTGGTGTCTTACGAAATGGGTAAAAGCCTGCAGGAAGGCTATGGCGAAGTACAGGAAATGATCGACATCTGTGACTTTGCAGTAGGTCTCTCCCGTCAGTTGCACGGGTTGACCATGCACTCTGAGCGTCCGGGTCACCGTATGTATGAGCAGTGGCATCCGTTAGGCATTACAGGTATTATCTCCGCATTCAATTTCCCTGTAGCAGTATGGAGCTGGAACGCTATGCTGGCATGGGTATGCGGCGATGTATGTATCTGGAAACCATCAGAAAAAACACCGTTGTCTGCGATTGCGTGTCAACAGATTATCCAGGATGTACTGAAGGCGAACAAGGTGCCTGAAGGGGTATGTTGTTTGTTGGTTGGTAACCGCGACGCTGGTGAATGGCTGGCGGAAGATACCCGTGTTCCATTGGTATCAGCGACAGGCTCTACCCGTATGGGTAAAGCGGTATCGGCAGTGGTAGGTGCGCGTTTAGGTCGTTCATTATTAGAATTAGGTGGTAACAATGCCATTATTATTTCAAAAGATGCAGACCTGGATATGTCATTGATCGGTTGTGTGTTTGGCGCGGTGGGTACAGCTGGACAACGTTGTACATCTACACGCAGACTGATTATTCATGAGAGTGTATATGATGCATTTACGGCTAAGCTGGTGAAAGCATATGGACAGTTAAAGATTGGTAATCCGCTGGATGAAAATAACCATGTAGGCCCATTGATTGATAAAGATGCGGTGAAGATGTATGAGCAGGCGATTGTAGAAGTGCAGAAAGAAGGGGGTAAAATTCTGGTAGAAGGCGGTGTATTGAGCGGTGGCGATTATGCTTCCGGTTGTTATGTAAAGCCTTGTATTGCGGAAGTAGAGAACCATTACAAGATCGTGCAGCATGAAACGTTTGCTCCTATTCTGTATGTGATGAAGTACAAGACGCTGGATGAGGCGATCGCATTACAGAATGGCGTGCCACAGGGCTTGTCTTCTTCAATCATGACATTGAACCTGCGTGAGGCAGAAGCTTTCCTCTCTCAGGCCGGATCTGATTGCGGCATTGCGAATGTCAATATCGGTACCTCTGGTGCGGAAATTGGTGGAGCATTTGGTGGTGAGAAAGAAACCGGTGGTGGTAGAGAAAGTGGTTCAGAGGCATGGAAAGCATATATGCGGAGACAGACGAATACAATTAACTATTCTACGCAATTGCCACTGGCACAGGGGATTAAGTTCGACCTGTAAGTCTAAAATAAGTGATTGTATAAAGCGCATTTGCCTTCGGGTGAATGCGCTATTTTTTCTTTGAAAATAGTTCGTCCAGGCCATAATTTGATATGACTCTATAGGATTAAAATTTTCTTTTCGTGCTTATAGCAACAATCGTTTGTACTTAGAGTCTTAAATCAGTTTTTTCTACAGGCTGAAAAAGCACCAATAAAAGGTCGATTTTTGTAACTTAGTAATCTTATTGAGATGGGGGTAATGCCTCAAGCTCGCGCAGGCGTCTGAGATAATTATTTATCTGCGCCTGCTTTCTTTTTTTAGCCACTCCTGATTATCAGGTTCCATATATGGCACTCTATTTTTGAGTATAAAATAAGCGGCAATTAGGATTTTGTGTGAAATTGCAATAAGTGCTCGTTTTTTGCCTCTTCGTATACTCAAAGTATAATATTTTCTTTTCAGATAAGTATCTTTCGTATGTGCTGCAGCCCATGCTGCTTCCACGAGTGCGGTTTTAAGGGATCTGTTGCCATGATTGATTCTTTCACTTTTCTTTTTTCCGGCACTTTCATTATTACCAGGACATAAACCACACCAACTAGCCAAATGATGCTGATTAGGGAACGCATGCATATCTGTACCTATTTCGGCTAAGATGGCGGTAGCTGTTTGTTTTTGTACTCCGGGAATAGTCTGAAGTAATTTTACTTCTTCCTCCCATTTTTTAAGTACTGATCTATACGGTTATCCACCTGACCAAGTAGGTCATTTAGCTGTAAAATAACAGTTTTAGACAGGCTGAGCATAAAACGGTGATGCTCATTAAGATGGCCTTCTAATGCAAGAATAAGCTCTTGTTTTTTGATTTTGAGCCTACCTTTTGCCAAATTGGCCAATATCATAGGATCCTGTTCTCCTTCAATAATGGCAGTGATCATTGACCAGCCACTTACACCGAATACATCACTGACTACAGTGCTCAATTTGATATTGGCTGTCTCTAAAATGTTCTGTAACCGGTTATATTCACTGGACCGCTGTCCTATTACTTTACGTTTGTATCGGTACAATTCCCGTAATTCGCGAGTGTATTGCGGTGGAATAAAACTTCCCTTTAGTAGCCCGCTTAGCAATAATTTTGCAATCCAGGCACTGTCATTGCGATCGGTCTTATGCCCCGGCACATATTTAATATGCCGGGCATTGACCAGAATAAGTTCAAAGTGAGGTTCCAGTATATTAAAAACAGGCTTCCAGTAAACCCCCGTGCTCTCCATTGCGACATGTGTAATGCCGGATTCTTCAAGCCAAGCTACCAGGTCCCTAAGTGAACTTGTGAAAGTGCTAAAAGTGCGGGTTTGTTCTTCCAACCCATTTCCTCTGATGGTGGCTACTACATTCTCCTGGTGAACATCGAGGCCACAGCCGCGACTCACAACCTGTTCAAAACTGATATGTGATTGTTCCATGGTAGTACTTTTGTCGAAGGTACCACCATTTTCATAGTCGTTTGTGAACCCGGTTCATGAGGGTTTTTTCTAAAAATGGGTTTCATGCCTCTTAGTGAATACCCTCTTTCATGAATGTTTTATTGCCGAATAGCCGGGTAAACTATAGCATAGCTTTAATGCTACAAGTGCACCATAAGTATACCATAAGTACATTAAAAGTACATCTGTATATCAAATCGATATTGAAGTGTACTTATAGTGAAGTATTAGTACTCATTTGGTAACGAAGTTGCACTATAGTTCGGATGAAGGTTTTAATATTGTCTTGTAACCTCAAAATTGTTTGTTATGGCACTTGTAAAAGACAGCATACTCCTTCAACTTGTACGAGGCACCCTCGGCAAGCAACTCACGATCTACGAAAGGAACGGGCAGATTATAATGGCCAAAAAACGCGGTCCGTCAATGAAAAAGCCAACAAAAAAGCAGCTGGAAGCCAGGTATAAGATGACCATAGCCGCAGCTTATGCGAAGGCAATCCTGCAGGACCCTGAACTGAAGGCATATTATAAGTTACTGGCAGGTCCTGGCCAGAATGCTTATAACTTGGCCATAAAGGATGCATACAAGTCGCCGGAGATTCAGAATATCCGACTGGAAGAGGGGACGGTAGTAGTAACAGCAAAGGATGAATTCAGGGTAGTAGAAGTGGACGTACGGGTACACGATGCGGCAGGTGCTATGCTGGAAAGAGGAAAGGCTGTTTTAGGCAGAAATGGCGTGGATTGGTATTATAAGGCTGGTTATCTGCCATCAGGCGGCAAAGTAGTCGTAGTGGCTGTAGATTTACCGGGAAATGAAACGCCCAGGGAGTTGAAACTGGAATAAATACCTGGATGAATTAGTAATAAATTGCTGCATAGCTGTTGGTGTGAAGCACACCTGCATGACTTGTGTTGTGCAATGATCAAATTATTGCTGTTGCATTAATTTATTACCTTTTTACGCCTAAACATATACAATAAAAAAATAATAAATTCGTTTTATACCAAAACCAATCAACATCCAAAACCCAGGCATCTGGAACATGCCACATTTAATGAGCGACAAATAGGTAAAAAAATAGCGAGGTTAGAGAACCTCGCTTTTTCGTTAAACGGAAACCATGCTTATGAGAAAAATAATTGGAGAGTCTCCTAATTATTCTTCCAGCTCTAAATATTACACTTTTTCCTGGAATTTCATATTCTACTTTCGTGCTACTTTCCTTGCTATTTACCAGCAGTTTAGCCTTTAAATCGTATTATTGTTGTGCCCGTAGCCACTTTTCAAAGAAAATCGTCCTACGCTCCATAGTGGAAAATATTTTATAATATTCAATAATTTCATTCTACGAATAGGTATTCACCCCCATCTACCACACCATTCAACTGATCATAATATTCTATTTCCCCTCTTCATCAATTCGTCTTATCTTGGCCCGTTACACTTTATATAACCTTTAACCATTTATGGTATTTGTATTGATATGCTTATTGTGAAAAAATACAGACTAATGAAATCTAGCGGAGCAATAGCAGTCATGGCAGGATGTGTTGCGATGATGACTGCACTTACAACTAATTCG is a genomic window of Chitinophaga sp. LS1 containing:
- the panD gene encoding aspartate 1-decarboxylase — translated: MQIEVLKCKIHRAVITEANLQYVGSITIDEDLMDAAGLIEYEKVQVVNVNNGERLETYVIKGKRGSGLICMNGPAARLCAVGDVVIIISYCTMDFEEAKKHTPIAVFPKENNKL
- a CDS encoding lysylphosphatidylglycerol synthase transmembrane domain-containing protein, with translation MPKSLRTIINFAIFLAIGLGLIWLVTHNLTAQEKEDIIRSFRKANYWLIIPVIFVGIASHWFRAVRWKLLMEPLGYHPSTLNTFFAVMVGYLTNLAIPRLGEVTRCGIVAKYENIPAEKLVGTMIAERAVDMLVLMLLMLVTVLLQLDTVGVFFTQHIWVPLQTKLGNAGGSRTWILAGIVIVLVVLGIIAFRIIARSKVGDKVKKIFRGVWEGVLSIGQMQKKGWFIFHSLFIWVLYFIMMYLGFLCMDETRALGVGAALSVLCFGSIGMIATQGGIGAYQILVQQTLLLYGIHATTGYAFGWIVWLAQTLMVIVIGFASMIALPIYNKGNRTPVAE
- the ppk1 gene encoding polyphosphate kinase 1; this encodes MRLSKSEPLDTFTQDQEMEKKTNSKKNAPEKKKMIPRDVSWLAFNARVLQEAADTSVPLHERIRFLGIHSNNQDEFFRVRVATLRRMLSVGKSARMHLEENPEQILNDIHDLVIDQTREFDRIWDEIEDQLKEQKIYIRTEKHLSKEQQKFVLTYFNEQVRTNIIPLMIESIPHFPLLRDKSIYLAIVLARQDNSVRQKFALIEIPTIVLPRFIILPSKEGEKDIILLEDVIRFCLPHIFTYFGYDKFNAHIIKVTRDAELDIDNDISTSLIHQIEKGLKDRRKGKPVRFVYDKDIDPLLLEYLMRRMGLSPGDNLIPGARIHNFKDFMDFPNAVFAEKTSSSRKSFLHPLFAEATSVMHVIQGQDVMLHTPYHSFDTIIDLLREAAIDPNVVSIKITAYRLARNSRIVNALINAVRNGKQVTVSLELRARFNEADNLEWKTRLEDEGVKVLIGIPGLKVHAKMCVIKKKIGTKTIQCGFVATGNLNEKTARVYGDHWLLTANRAIIADINRVFAYLESPKHDPKILAGCKTLAISPISMRPFFVKMIEREIKLAKNKNGGEMILKMNSLSDPQMINLLYEAARVGVDVKMIIRGICCAYTENKKWKKDITAISIVDEYLEHARAFVFRSGVYISSCDWMVRNLDHRVEVAVPIFDLSIQQEIKDILAIQLSGNVKARILDNKQENEYKRDSGKKVRSQIEIFKYLHEKQYK
- a CDS encoding exopolyphosphatase — encoded protein: MKLAAIDIGSNAARLLISEASPNSQGRMDFTKVNLVRVPLRLGIDVFSTGIISPKRAEHLISTIKAYKLLLEVYEVKYLKACATSAMRDAGNSAAILDDVKRETGIDIKIISGQEEASFLYESHIAENLDKSRAYMYIDVGGGSTEVTIFSRNTLVHKTSFNIGTIRLLQQQVTDAQWQIMKETIKQQIKSIGPVTAIGSGGNINKIFSLSKRKEGKPLTLDVLKDYYKEFSSFSVEERIHLYNLREDRADVIVPALQIYVNIMRWANAEEIFVPKIGLADGLIQSLYGEINSI
- the panB gene encoding 3-methyl-2-oxobutanoate hydroxymethyltransferase codes for the protein MSTHKEVKRITTHILQRMKDEGEKISMITAYDFSMARIFDDSGMDVLLVGDSAANVMAGYETTLPITLDHMIYHAASVVRAIKRAFVVVDLPFGTYQGNSKEALMSTVRIMKETSAHGVKIEGGEEILESVKRIISAGVPVMGHLGLTPQSINKFGTYSVRATEEVEAEKLLRDAKLLEEAGCFAIVLEKIPALLAKKVAESVRIPIIGIGAGKYVDGQVLVMHDMLGINKDFKPRFLRRYLNLYEEILKASKQYISDVKAKDFPNDNEQY
- a CDS encoding DUF1338 domain-containing protein — protein: MLDYVLNGLMQRYQERVPDVAAIIAAMINEDVIQIADDIENDHIAFRTIGVPQLGIQSLEKIFLHYGYTKKEPYHFREKKLDAYWYAPPAPKYPRIFISELRVQDLSAEAQRIITSYTDEVKVDPVSKLDLDNGPDVDVFLHSALWRTPTLADYQTLAAESEYAAWVIYNRYYLNHFTVSLQNLPVGYNTVADFNNFLEKNGFKLNDAGGKIKESPDHLLLQSSTVAKMIAATFGDHKTQEISGSYVEFAERRVLPEFAHLDPKDIKREHRREGFEAGNADRIFESTYSSQTQR
- a CDS encoding aldehyde dehydrogenase family protein, which translates into the protein MIQDILNQFHITPQNSGVSTGTQWLKADGAIIDANSPVDGKHIAQVTAASRANYDKVVETAAAAFKEWRLWPAPRRGEVVRQVGEALRKNKEALGKLVSYEMGKSLQEGYGEVQEMIDICDFAVGLSRQLHGLTMHSERPGHRMYEQWHPLGITGIISAFNFPVAVWSWNAMLAWVCGDVCIWKPSEKTPLSAIACQQIIQDVLKANKVPEGVCCLLVGNRDAGEWLAEDTRVPLVSATGSTRMGKAVSAVVGARLGRSLLELGGNNAIIISKDADLDMSLIGCVFGAVGTAGQRCTSTRRLIIHESVYDAFTAKLVKAYGQLKIGNPLDENNHVGPLIDKDAVKMYEQAIVEVQKEGGKILVEGGVLSGGDYASGCYVKPCIAEVENHYKIVQHETFAPILYVMKYKTLDEAIALQNGVPQGLSSSIMTLNLREAEAFLSQAGSDCGIANVNIGTSGAEIGGAFGGEKETGGGRESGSEAWKAYMRRQTNTINYSTQLPLAQGIKFDL
- a CDS encoding IS110 family transposase, which codes for MEQSHISFEQVVSRGCGLDVHQENVVATIRGNGLEEQTRTFSTFTSSLRDLVAWLEESGITHVAMESTGVYWKPVFNILEPHFELILVNARHIKYVPGHKTDRNDSAWIAKLLLSGLLKGSFIPPQYTRELRELYRYKRKVIGQRSSEYNRLQNILETANIKLSTVVSDVFGVSGWSMITAIIEGEQDPMILANLAKGRLKIKKQELILALEGHLNEHHRFMLSLSKTVILQLNDLLGQVDNRIDQYLKNGRKK